From one Halothece sp. PCC 7418 genomic stretch:
- the rnpA gene encoding ribonuclease P protein component, with translation MSLPKVNRLRNRNEFKAVYQKGGRCSGKYLVLRFLKETSCGQGDSGLPPTKIGISISQKVSKKAVVRNRIKRQIRGIFRGLLPQLPPGWKIVVIVKSQAQGCNYEDFLRELRQLLIKSEVLYGD, from the coding sequence GTGAGCTTGCCAAAAGTCAATCGCCTGCGGAATCGCAATGAGTTTAAAGCGGTTTATCAAAAAGGTGGACGGTGTTCGGGGAAGTATTTAGTTCTTCGCTTTCTCAAAGAAACCTCATGCGGTCAGGGAGACTCGGGTCTCCCTCCGACCAAAATCGGAATTTCTATCAGCCAGAAAGTGAGTAAAAAGGCGGTGGTTCGGAATCGGATCAAACGCCAAATTCGGGGAATTTTTCGAGGACTGTTGCCTCAACTGCCTCCAGGCTGGAAAATAGTTGTCATTGTGAAGTCTCAGGCTCAGGGGTGCAACTATGAAGATTTTTTGCGAGAATTAAGGCAGTTATTAATAAAATCAGAGGTTTTATATGGGGATTAA
- the rpmH gene encoding 50S ribosomal protein L34 — MAQQTLQGTRLKQKRKLGFRARMRTHNGRKIINARRKKGRARLSV, encoded by the coding sequence ATGGCACAACAAACGTTACAAGGAACACGGTTAAAGCAAAAACGCAAGTTGGGTTTTCGCGCTAGAATGCGGACTCATAATGGCAGAAAAATCATTAACGCTCGTAGAAAGAAAGGGCGGGCGCGGTTATCCGTTTAA
- the yidC gene encoding membrane protein insertase YidC produces MDFGIGFLSNNIMLPILDFFHGIVPSYGFAIIALTLVIRFALYPLSATSIRSMRRMRVAQPAMQKRVKEVQERYKDDPEKQRAAMSEVYKEYGNPLSGCFPVILQMPILFALFATLRGSPFADVDYTVDLQILPKEQIESVQLETLTTKAENVYITDDIHYKILGVLPSQNLGVGQTTQFEFQTEEGKSLNQLTAQTESNLTPKLEVVKGEERVKIEEDGTIRAIAPGEVSLKASLPGVAKNEGFLFIDALGRVGAVGEDGTIHWDILGMVIFFGISLYANQQLSGQQNKSGDNSQQQLISQITPILFTGMFLFFPLPAGVLMYIVLANVFQTLQTLILMREPLPENLQKIVDEQEKQEKKEKGQEALPFEKQKRSRKKEKEKTSG; encoded by the coding sequence ATGGATTTTGGGATCGGATTTCTTTCTAACAACATAATGCTGCCAATCCTGGATTTTTTCCACGGGATTGTCCCTAGCTATGGCTTTGCGATTATTGCTCTAACGCTAGTCATTCGGTTTGCTCTCTACCCTTTGAGTGCAACGTCAATTCGCAGTATGCGAAGAATGCGGGTTGCTCAGCCAGCTATGCAAAAGCGGGTCAAGGAAGTACAAGAGCGCTATAAAGATGACCCGGAAAAACAACGGGCTGCCATGAGTGAGGTTTATAAAGAATATGGCAATCCGCTATCGGGATGTTTCCCCGTGATTCTGCAAATGCCGATTTTATTTGCTTTGTTTGCCACCCTGCGAGGATCGCCGTTTGCGGATGTGGATTATACCGTGGATCTGCAGATTCTCCCCAAGGAGCAAATTGAGTCGGTACAGCTAGAAACCTTAACCACAAAGGCGGAAAATGTTTATATTACCGATGATATTCACTATAAGATTTTAGGGGTGCTTCCGAGCCAAAATTTAGGCGTTGGACAAACAACCCAATTCGAGTTCCAAACTGAGGAAGGAAAATCTCTCAATCAGTTAACGGCTCAAACTGAATCGAATTTAACGCCGAAACTGGAAGTGGTGAAAGGAGAAGAACGGGTTAAGATCGAAGAGGATGGGACGATTCGCGCGATCGCGCCTGGAGAGGTGTCCCTCAAGGCAAGTCTGCCTGGTGTGGCGAAAAATGAAGGCTTCCTCTTTATTGATGCACTGGGTCGAGTTGGTGCAGTGGGCGAGGATGGCACGATTCACTGGGACATTCTCGGGATGGTCATCTTCTTTGGGATTAGTCTCTATGCCAACCAACAACTGTCTGGTCAGCAAAATAAAAGTGGAGATAACTCTCAGCAACAACTGATTAGCCAAATCACGCCGATTCTGTTTACTGGGATGTTCTTATTCTTCCCTCTCCCTGCAGGTGTTTTGATGTATATCGTTTTGGCGAATGTGTTCCAAACCTTGCAAACGTTAATTCTGATGCGAGAACCGTTGCCAGAAAATCTCCAGAAAATCGTTGACGAA
- a CDS encoding PH domain-containing protein has protein sequence MGIKETVYYDGGPHKGDLILNILLGLTVIFLPFTVGAIVRALWLRYRITDRRLSVIGGWRGRDRTDVVYTEITKIVKIPRGIGLWGDLILTLNDKSRLEMRAVPKYREIHDYIAEKVANKTGKPLEAITTR, from the coding sequence ATGGGGATTAAAGAAACGGTTTATTATGATGGGGGTCCTCATAAAGGGGATTTGATTCTGAATATTTTGCTGGGGTTAACGGTGATCTTTTTACCGTTTACGGTGGGAGCAATTGTGCGAGCGTTATGGCTGCGATATCGGATTACGGATCGTCGGCTTTCTGTTATTGGTGGATGGCGGGGGCGCGATCGCACAGATGTCGTATATACAGAAATTACTAAAATTGTGAAAATTCCCCGTGGTATTGGGTTATGGGGGGATCTGATTTTAACCCTCAATGATAAAAGTCGCTTAGAAATGCGAGCAGTTCCCAAGTATCGGGAAATTCATGATTATATTGCCGAAAAAGTCGCTAATAAAACTGGAAAACCTTTAGAAGCGATTACCACTCGTTAA